AGGCCCGGGCCCTGGGCGTGGACGCCTCACGGGTCCGTCTGGCGCTTCTGTGCGCGGCCGGGGCGCTCACGGCCTGTTCGGTGGCGGTTTCTGGCATCGTGGGTTTCGTGGGGCTCATGGCCCCGCACACGGTGCGCCTGGCCGTGGGGCCGGGCCACGCCAGGCTCCTGCCGCTCTCCACCCTGGCCGGGATGCTCCTGGTGCTGGGGGCGGACACGGCCTCGCGCACGCTCTTGCCCCACGAGGCCCCGGTGGGCGTGATCACGGCGCTCCTGGGCGGTCCGTACTTCTTCTTCCTCTTCGTGCGGGGGCGCGGCCGTGCTTGAGGCGAAGGGCCTGCGCGTGAACCGGGGCGGACGCCTGGAGTCGGTGGACCTGCGCCTCGCCCCGGGGGACTTCCTGGCCGTGGTGGGGCCCAACGGCGCGGGCAAGTCCACGCTTCTGCGCGCCCTGGCGGGCCTTGTGCGGCCCTGCGGCGGCGAGGCGCTCCTGGACGGCCGGGCCGTGTCGGGTCTTCCCCGGCGCGAGGCGGCGCGGCAGGTGGCCTACTGTCCCCAGCACGAGGACGGGCGCTTCGGGTTCACCGTGCTGGAATCGGCGCTTCTGGGCCGCCATCCCTGGACGGGCCGTTTCGGGGACCCCGGGGCCGGAGACCTGGCCCTGGCCCGCGCGGTGTTGGAGGAAACGGACCTGACGCATCTGGCGGACCGGAGCGTCACGGAGCTTTCGGGCGGCGAGCGACGCAGGGCCTCCCTGGCACGGACCCTTGCCCAGGCCGGGGCCTCCCCCCGGTCCGGCGGGGCGCGGGCGCTGCTTCTGGACGAGCCCACGGCGGGGCTGGACATCCGCCACGCCTTCCTGGCCATGGCGGCGTTGCGCCGCCGCGTCCAGGCCGGGGCGGCGGTGGCCGTGGTGCTGCACGACCTCAACCTGGCGGCCATGTACTGCCCCCTCACGCTGGCGCTTGATGCCGGGCGCGTTGCGGCGTATGGCCCCACCTCGCGCGTGCTGGAGCCGGGCCTCGTGGCCCGGGTGTTCGGCGTGCGCTGCCGCGTCTCGGACGGGCACATCCTGTATCTGGAGGATCGATGAGTCTGCGTTTCGCCGCCCTTAGGGCGGCATTGCCGCTGGCGGCCCTGCTGCTGGCGCTGGTTGCCCCCCGTGTCCACGCGCAGGCTTCCCCGCGCATCGTGAGCCTCTATGCGGCCCACGCCGAGAACCTGGCCGCCATGGGCGCGGCCGGGTTGCTGGCCGGCGTGAGCGAACCCCTGGGCGACGTGCCCGTGGTGGGCGCGCGCGACGGCGCGGAGGCCATCATGGCCCTGCGCCCGGACATCGTGCTGGCCCGGCCCATGCACCGCAACACCCAGCCCGGGCTCCTGGAACAGCTGGAGCGCCTGGGGACGCGCGTGGTCTGCCTGCAGCCCTCCACCCTGGCCGAGCTGGTCCCCTACTGGCTGGAATTGGGCCGCCTGGCCGGACGCGAGGGCGAGGCCCGCGCGATGGCCCGTCGCTTCGACGATGAGTTGACCCTCCTGCGCGAACAGGCTGCGGGCATCCCCCCGCACAAGCGCAAAGGGGTGTTTTTCGAGGCCATCCACCGCC
The genomic region above belongs to Fundidesulfovibrio magnetotacticus and contains:
- a CDS encoding ABC transporter ATP-binding protein, coding for MLEAKGLRVNRGGRLESVDLRLAPGDFLAVVGPNGAGKSTLLRALAGLVRPCGGEALLDGRAVSGLPRREAARQVAYCPQHEDGRFGFTVLESALLGRHPWTGRFGDPGAGDLALARAVLEETDLTHLADRSVTELSGGERRRASLARTLAQAGASPRSGGARALLLDEPTAGLDIRHAFLAMAALRRRVQAGAAVAVVLHDLNLAAMYCPLTLALDAGRVAAYGPTSRVLEPGLVARVFGVRCRVSDGHILYLEDR
- a CDS encoding ABC transporter substrate-binding protein; translation: MSLRFAALRAALPLAALLLALVAPRVHAQASPRIVSLYAAHAENLAAMGAAGLLAGVSEPLGDVPVVGARDGAEAIMALRPDIVLARPMHRNTQPGLLEQLERLGTRVVCLQPSTLAELVPYWLELGRLAGREGEARAMARRFDDELTLLREQAAGIPPHKRKGVFFEAIHRQMKTVSPDSLAAFVLESAGGVNLAGDAQPVAGSNIAHFGLERVVALGDSLEVYVAQKGPMNPVSEREIRETPGLASLKAVREGRVALVDETLVSRPTPRLLEGVRAVAAALYPERAGQGGGS